From the Bacteroidia bacterium genome, one window contains:
- a CDS encoding RecQ family ATP-dependent DNA helicase, producing MTEQVAFEDAVEALHRHFGYPGFRTGQDHIVRTILSGRDTIAIMPTGGGKSICYQIPAILRDGLTIVVSPLISLMQDQVSALDRVRIPSTFINSVIDHRELIARLEKARGGWYKLMYVAPERFESPAFLQRIKGVKIGMLAVDEAHCISEWGHDFRPSYKKLRSAIEELGRPQVVALTATATPDVRLDIQTQLGLEDPEIIVRGFDRPNLTFRVMKGVNKRDEIFRLCSGGDVGIVYAGTRNTVEELALVLRQHGIPAEPYHAGLDSAQRAQVQERFMCGATRIIVATTAFGMGIDKADVRFVVHHDMPGTLEQYYQEAGRAGRDGKESSCVLLFHPKDRGLPEFFIRNTFPDKAVIQRVYSELHRLAGTPLGQTYHGLLAMTASALADSIGSVSESAVRGALDVLERDGHVRRITESWVGSTVRFLLDHDTMRQWLIESASAMQQPVAVSLLRRAGAEAFYEPTPLFLDELTDAAESPVEEILPILQELHAERIIDFVPGRKGSGIALLGPRISAPDLPVDYSAIERRMQHQLEKLRAVEMYISSSACRRNMILQYFQESDISGVCGKCDVCTSTVITLEDGTSRLAVEEGGRHILHCAAETGGRFGRLTLADILRGAKTRRITEYRLFRAGSYGKLRHFDKVVILEALDALIGQGWLARTEGVRPSVYLTEAGRGVLGYSVPLMDIPTAEEASGADIANLALYEALRSTRRRVAARLNLPSHVLIPERVLRAMANHPPSSREECLAIDGMGPITFQKCGRELLTTIRDHLHENAVNAAMKNDANAIKDISPSLRAIWECAVRGLSIDTIAIERGITAGVVSNQLADLIRQGVALPIDTLVPAAHQKEIQGAVMNLRDRNLKRIKAVVDSSISYAEIRVMLAFMDRG from the coding sequence ATGACTGAACAGGTTGCCTTTGAGGATGCCGTAGAGGCCTTACACCGCCACTTCGGCTATCCGGGTTTTCGAACGGGACAGGATCACATCGTCCGCACCATCCTTTCCGGGAGAGATACCATCGCCATCATGCCGACCGGGGGTGGGAAGTCCATCTGCTACCAGATACCCGCTATTCTACGTGATGGACTGACCATCGTCGTATCGCCGCTCATCTCGCTCATGCAGGATCAGGTTTCCGCACTCGACCGGGTGCGCATACCATCGACGTTCATTAACTCGGTCATTGATCACCGGGAGCTTATCGCACGTCTCGAGAAAGCGCGCGGCGGTTGGTACAAGCTGATGTACGTCGCTCCCGAGCGCTTCGAAAGCCCTGCGTTTCTTCAACGCATCAAGGGGGTGAAGATCGGTATGCTTGCGGTGGATGAAGCACATTGCATCAGTGAATGGGGACACGATTTCAGGCCGAGCTACAAGAAACTGAGATCTGCCATCGAGGAACTCGGACGACCACAAGTGGTGGCGCTCACGGCCACGGCCACACCTGATGTACGTCTCGACATCCAGACGCAACTTGGGCTCGAAGATCCGGAAATTATTGTTCGCGGCTTCGACCGTCCCAATCTCACATTCCGTGTCATGAAGGGTGTCAATAAGCGAGATGAAATATTCCGGCTCTGCTCCGGGGGCGATGTCGGGATTGTCTATGCCGGGACACGAAACACGGTTGAAGAACTCGCCCTCGTACTTCGGCAGCATGGTATACCCGCCGAGCCATACCATGCAGGGTTGGATTCCGCGCAGCGCGCGCAAGTCCAGGAACGCTTCATGTGCGGAGCGACCCGTATCATTGTGGCAACCACCGCCTTTGGCATGGGGATCGACAAGGCCGATGTGCGTTTCGTAGTGCATCATGATATGCCAGGCACACTCGAGCAGTATTATCAGGAAGCCGGACGAGCGGGACGCGACGGCAAGGAGAGCAGCTGTGTGCTGCTGTTCCATCCCAAGGATCGCGGCTTGCCGGAGTTTTTTATCCGGAACACTTTCCCTGACAAGGCCGTCATCCAACGTGTGTATTCCGAGCTCCACCGTCTGGCTGGCACGCCTCTCGGTCAAACGTATCACGGGCTTCTCGCTATGACGGCTTCGGCACTCGCTGATTCGATCGGCAGTGTCAGCGAATCCGCAGTGCGCGGCGCGCTGGACGTACTCGAGCGGGATGGACACGTACGGCGTATCACCGAGAGCTGGGTCGGATCCACTGTTCGCTTTCTGCTTGATCACGACACGATGCGTCAGTGGCTTATCGAATCCGCCTCCGCCATGCAGCAGCCTGTTGCGGTGTCACTCCTGCGTCGTGCGGGTGCTGAGGCATTCTATGAACCCACGCCTCTGTTTCTGGACGAGCTGACTGATGCTGCGGAGTCGCCGGTCGAAGAGATTCTCCCGATACTTCAGGAACTCCATGCGGAGCGCATTATCGATTTCGTACCCGGGCGCAAAGGTTCCGGCATCGCCCTGCTCGGTCCGCGCATCTCCGCTCCCGACCTTCCGGTGGACTACAGCGCCATCGAACGACGCATGCAGCATCAACTCGAGAAGCTGCGAGCAGTGGAGATGTACATCAGTTCGTCGGCGTGCAGACGAAACATGATTCTCCAATACTTTCAGGAAAGCGATATTTCCGGTGTATGCGGGAAGTGCGATGTCTGCACCTCCACGGTGATCACTCTCGAGGATGGAACTTCGCGTCTTGCGGTAGAGGAAGGAGGCCGGCATATACTACATTGTGCAGCTGAAACAGGAGGGCGCTTCGGCCGCCTGACACTTGCAGATATCCTGAGGGGAGCGAAAACCCGTCGTATTACAGAGTACCGTTTGTTTCGGGCCGGCAGCTACGGGAAGCTTCGTCATTTCGACAAGGTTGTGATACTTGAAGCTCTCGATGCCTTGATCGGGCAGGGCTGGCTGGCGAGGACGGAGGGTGTGCGACCTTCCGTGTATCTTACCGAAGCTGGTCGCGGTGTGCTCGGCTACTCCGTTCCTCTCATGGACATTCCCACGGCGGAGGAAGCGTCGGGAGCGGACATCGCCAATCTCGCTCTGTACGAAGCATTACGATCTACACGGCGCCGCGTGGCCGCCCGGCTCAACCTTCCATCGCATGTTCTGATTCCTGAGCGTGTACTGCGCGCAATGGCGAACCATCCTCCCTCATCCCGCGAGGAATGCCTCGCCATCGACGGCATGGGGCCCATCACCTTCCAGAAATGCGGACGCGAATTGCTGACGACAATCCGCGATCACCTTCATGAGAACGCCGTGAACGCCGCGATGAAGAACGATGCCAACGCGATCAAGGATATTTCTCCATCGCTCCGCGCTATCTGGGAATGTGCCGTGCGTGGACTTTCCATTGACACCATCGCTATTGAGCGTGGCATTACCGCCGGAGTTGTTTCCAATCAACTCGCCGATCTCATCAGGCAAGGCGTCGCACTTCCGATAGATACGCTTGTCCCCGCGGCGCATCAAAAAGAGATTCAGGGTGCCGTGATGAATCTTCGCGACAGGAATCTCAAACGCATCAAAGCCGTGGTGGATTCCTCCATCAGCTATGCGGAAATTCGCGTCATGCTCGCGTTCATGGATCGCGGGTAG
- a CDS encoding YkvA family protein: MDKELDDFFDGYDLSGEQDEQTYRRQSHTVVERFEGKLEKVGHKLRFAQDLLALFRYFLDERVAWQKKTIVVGALLYFISPLDTVPDVAPLIGYLDDLGVILAVTKFMSKELEPYYPSYATEELPVEG; this comes from the coding sequence ATGGACAAGGAGCTGGATGATTTTTTCGACGGGTATGACCTGAGCGGGGAGCAGGACGAACAGACGTATCGGAGACAATCACACACGGTTGTGGAGCGCTTTGAGGGAAAGCTTGAGAAGGTCGGCCATAAGCTCCGATTCGCACAGGATTTGCTGGCTCTTTTCCGCTATTTCCTCGACGAGCGCGTCGCCTGGCAGAAGAAGACCATTGTTGTCGGAGCACTCCTGTATTTCATCTCACCGCTGGATACTGTTCCTGATGTCGCTCCATTGATCGGTTACCTCGATGACCTTGGTGTCATTCTTGCGGTGACGAAGTTCATGTCCAAGGAGCTTGAGCCGTACTATCCATCCTATGCGACCGAAGAGCTTCCGGTCGAGGGGTGA
- a CDS encoding methyltransferase domain-containing protein produces the protein MAWFKHWFADELYMHLYAHRDAAEARQAIDLFQNITSLHSGVGPLLDLACGTGRHAFELARRGYHVIAADLSPTLIADAQRKTRRFSSTLQLVRADMRHIPLSASVAAVLQLFTAFGYFPTDEENFSVLRQVRGCLRSGGWYMLDFLNATGLSHTLEPYTRTEIDGATIEQERKIENGRVEKHIVVQSGGRKREFRESVRLFTLEDFRCMLPQYGFSLESVFGDYRGDPYGPSSPRCIMFARVP, from the coding sequence ATGGCCTGGTTCAAACATTGGTTCGCCGATGAACTGTACATGCATCTCTACGCACACAGAGATGCGGCAGAGGCTCGCCAGGCCATTGACCTGTTTCAGAACATCACATCGCTCCATTCAGGGGTTGGTCCTCTTCTCGACCTTGCCTGCGGGACGGGACGTCATGCATTCGAACTTGCACGTCGGGGATATCACGTTATCGCGGCAGACCTTTCTCCAACTCTGATCGCAGACGCACAGCGCAAGACCCGCCGTTTTTCATCCACCTTGCAACTTGTACGCGCGGACATGCGCCACATCCCCTTGTCGGCATCGGTTGCCGCAGTCCTTCAACTTTTCACCGCCTTCGGCTATTTCCCGACGGATGAGGAAAATTTTTCCGTGTTACGGCAGGTTCGTGGCTGCTTGCGGAGCGGCGGCTGGTATATGCTTGATTTTCTTAACGCGACCGGATTGTCTCATACTCTCGAACCGTACACTCGTACCGAAATTGATGGGGCAACAATAGAGCAGGAAAGAAAAATCGAGAACGGACGCGTCGAGAAACATATTGTGGTCCAGAGCGGCGGGAGGAAGAGAGAATTCAGGGAGTCCGTACGCCTGTTTACACTTGAGGATTTTCGGTGTATGTTGCCGCAGTATGGATTTTCACTCGAAAGCGTCTTCGGCGACTACCGTGGCGATCCGTACGGACCCTCTTCCCCACGCTGTATCATGTTCGCCCGCGTCCCATGA
- the recR gene encoding recombination mediator RecR: MLSTSPSLDALISEFSRLPGIGRKTAQRLALHVLKLSREDVERMARSLIEVKDRIRTCSVCCNITENDPCSICSSTRRDRTCICVVEESNDVFAIERSNEFRGMYHVLGGSLSPLEGIGPEDLRIRELLDRARQDVTEVILAMNPNVEGEATTLYLSRLLKPLGVTVTRIARGIPMGSDLEFTDAATISRAFEGRISL; this comes from the coding sequence ATGCTGAGTACGTCGCCGTCACTCGATGCCCTGATCAGCGAGTTCTCCCGATTGCCCGGCATCGGCAGAAAGACCGCCCAGCGGCTTGCGCTGCATGTGCTGAAATTGTCGCGGGAAGATGTCGAGCGAATGGCGCGGTCGCTTATCGAGGTGAAGGACCGTATTCGCACGTGCTCGGTTTGCTGCAATATCACCGAAAATGATCCTTGTAGTATTTGCTCAAGCACGCGCCGCGACCGCACGTGCATCTGTGTCGTGGAGGAGTCGAACGATGTGTTTGCCATCGAACGCAGTAATGAATTCCGGGGTATGTATCATGTGCTCGGGGGTAGCCTTTCCCCGCTTGAGGGTATAGGGCCGGAGGATCTTCGTATTCGCGAACTCCTCGACCGTGCGCGTCAGGATGTTACGGAAGTCATTCTCGCAATGAATCCCAACGTCGAGGGAGAAGCGACGACACTCTATCTCTCCCGTTTGCTTAAACCGCTCGGTGTCACTGTCACGCGCATTGCTCGTGGTATACCGATGGGCAGCGATCTTGAATTTACAGACGCCGCTACCATATCTCGCGCCTTCGAGGGTCGCATTTCGTTATGA
- a CDS encoding YbaB/EbfC family nucleoid-associated protein: MSLNMQDMLAKVQELQTRMRDVQDKLRSLETTVEVGAGMVRVTINGKQEVRKIAIDKSVVSQDDVELLEDLILSAVNKAIAESQKLAQDEMGKATSGMLPNIPGLNLGNLGL, translated from the coding sequence ATGAGTCTCAATATGCAAGACATGCTCGCGAAAGTGCAGGAGCTACAAACACGCATGCGCGATGTGCAGGACAAGCTGCGCAGCCTTGAAACCACCGTGGAGGTCGGCGCCGGCATGGTGCGCGTCACTATCAACGGCAAGCAGGAGGTACGGAAAATCGCGATAGACAAGAGTGTTGTTTCACAGGACGACGTGGAGCTGCTCGAGGATCTCATCCTCTCCGCCGTGAACAAAGCGATCGCTGAGTCGCAAAAACTCGCGCAGGACGAGATGGGGAAAGCGACTTCCGGGATGCTTCCGAACATTCCCGGCCTCAACCTTGGTAATTTGGGGCTTTGA